The following proteins are encoded in a genomic region of Gossypium hirsutum isolate 1008001.06 chromosome D05, Gossypium_hirsutum_v2.1, whole genome shotgun sequence:
- the LOC107907055 gene encoding guanine nucleotide-binding protein alpha-1 subunit, producing MLITVLENMGLLCSKNRRYTEADAEENAQAAEIDRRIEQERKAEKHIQKLLLLGAGESGKSTIFKQIKLLFQTGFDEDELKSYISVIHANIYQTIKILYDGSKEFAQNDADSSKYVLSNEIKVIGEKLSEIGSRLDYPRLNRELAQEIETLWKDSAIQETYARGNELQVPDCTHYFMENLQRLSDANYIPTKEDVLYARVRTTGVVEIQFSPVGENKKSGEVYRLFDVGGQRNERRKWIHLFEGVTAVIFCAAISEYDQTLFEDEQKNRMVETKELFDWVLKQPCFEKTSFMLFLNKFDIFENKVLKVPLNVCEWFKDYQPVSTGKQEIEHAYEFVKKKFEELYFQSTAPDRVDRVFKIYRTTALDQKLVKKTFKLVDESLRRRNLFEAGLL from the exons ATGCTGATTACTGTTCTAGAGAATATGGGTTTATTATGCAGTAAAAATCGTCGTTACACTGAAGCAGATGCCGAGGAGAATGCACAG GCTGCAGAAATTGACAGGAGAATTGAACAAGAGCGAAAAGCTGAGAAGCATATCCAAAAACTTCTACTACTTG GTGCTGGTGAATCTGGGAAGTCAACAATTTTTAAGCAG ATAAAGCTTCTGTTTCAAACTGGCTTTGACGAGGACGAGCTGAAGAGCTATATCTCAGTCATCCATGCAAACATCTATCAGACTATAAAA ATACTGTATGATGGATCAAAGGAATTTGCTCAAAATGATGCAGATTCTTCCAAATATGTTTTATCCAACGAAATTAAG GTTATTGGAGAGAAACTATCAGAAATCGGAAGCAGGTTGGACTATCCACGTCTTAATAGAGAACTTGCACAGGAGATAGAAACTCTCTGGAAAGATTCTGCAATTCAG GAAACCTATGCTCGTGGTAATGAACTTCAAGTTCCAGATTGTACTCATTATTTCATGGAAAATTTGCAAAGATTGTCTGATGCAAATTATATTCCCACAAAG GAGGATGTTCTATATGCAAGAGTTCGTACAACTGGTGTTGTTGAAATTCAGTTCAG CCCCGTGGGGGAGAATAAGAAAAGTGGTGAAGTATACAGACTCTTTGATGTGGGAGGCCAGAGAAATGAGAGAAGGAAATGGATCCATCTTTTTGAAGGTGTTACGGCTGTGATCTTTTGTGCTGCTATTAGCGA GTATGATCAAACTCTTTTTGAGGACGAACAGAAGAATCGGATGGTGGAGACAAAAGAACTCTTTGATTGGGTCTTAAAGCAACCATGCTTTGAG AAAACATCCTTCATGCTGTTCCTCAACAAATTCGACATATTCGAAAACAAGGTTCTAAAG GTTCCGCTAAATGTATGCGAGTGGTTCAAAGATTACCAGCCAGTTTCAACTGGAAAGCAAGAGATCGAGCATGCATACGA gtttgtaaagaagaaatttGAGGAGCTGTATTTTCAAAGCACAGCCCCTGATAGAGTTGACCGAGTCTTTAAGATATATAGAACCACTGCCCTTGACCAGAAGCTTGTGAAGAAAACTTTCAAGCTCGTTGATGAGTCTTTGAGACGGAGAAATCTGTTCGAGGCTGGGTTGTTGTGA
- the LOC107907052 gene encoding uncharacterized protein isoform X2, which produces MACNASTAVNQRKEVEEDDWRSSSSTTTTSSSWIGMNSDGSADGGDCDGDDDEVESSYKGGLDIMDSLQQVLPMRRGISSFYNGKSKCFTNLAEGSSTSSIKEIAKPENAYTRRRRNLLAINYAWDKNKFKRPIKSIMNSRKSRLTFLAVAMGSSESISATTSDHSTSNFMPSAPALKPPLLSII; this is translated from the exons ATGGCGTGTAATGCATCCACGGCGGTGAACCAAAGGAAAGAG GTGGAGGAAGATGATTGGAGGAGTTCATCGTCTACCACCACGACGTCGTCGTCTTGGATCGGGATGAATAGTGATGGATCTGCCGATGGTGGAGATTGCGACGGAGATGATGATGAGGTGGAAAGCTCTTATAAAGGTGGCTTAGACATTATGGATTCGCTTCAACAGGTTTTGCCTATGAG GAGAGGGATCTCAAGTTTTTACAATGGGAAATCCAAGTGTTTCACAAATTTAGCTGAAGGCTCATCCACTTCATCGATTAAAGAGATAGCAAAACCTGAAAACGCCTATACACGGAGGAGGAGAAACCTGTTAGCAATCAACTATGCATGGGACAAGAACAAGTTCAAAAGACCCATCAAATCCATAATGAATTCAAGAAAAAGCAGATTGACTTTTCTAGCTGTTGCAATGGGTAGCTCTGAAAGTATCTCTGCTACCACAAGTGACCACTCTACTTCTAACTTCATGCCCTCTGCACCCGCCCTCAAACCCCCACTTCTTTCAATAATATAA
- the LOC107907052 gene encoding uncharacterized protein isoform X1: MACNASTAVNQRKEVEEDDWRSSSSTTTTSSSWIGMNSDGSADGGDCDGDDDEVESSYKGGLDIMDSLQQVLPMRRGISSFYNGKSKCFTNLAEGSSTSSIKEIAKPENAYTRRRRNLLAINYAWDKNKFKRPIKSIMNSRKSRLTFLAVAMGSSESISATTSDHSTSNFMPSAPALKPPLLSII, translated from the exons ATGGCGTGTAATGCATCCACGGCGGTGAACCAAAGGAAAGAGGTGGAGGAAGATGATTGGAGGAGTTCATCGTCTACCACCACGACGTCGTCGTCTTGGATCGGGATGAATAGTGATGGATCTGCCGATGGTGGAGATTGCGACGGAGATGATGATGAGGTGGAAAGCTCTTATAAAGGTGGCTTAGACATTATGGATTCGCTTCAACAGGTTTTGCCTATGAG GAGAGGGATCTCAAGTTTTTACAATGGGAAATCCAAGTGTTTCACAAATTTAGCTGAAGGCTCATCCACTTCATCGATTAAAGAGATAGCAAAACCTGAAAACGCCTATACACGGAGGAGGAGAAACCTGTTAGCAATCAACTATGCATGGGACAAGAACAAGTTCAAAAGACCCATCAAATCCATAATGAATTCAAGAAAAAGCAGATTGACTTTTCTAGCTGTTGCAATGGGTAGCTCTGAAAGTATCTCTGCTACCACAAGTGACCACTCTACTTCTAACTTCATGCCCTCTGCACCCGCCCTCAAACCCCCACTTCTTTCAATAATATAA
- the LOC107907050 gene encoding myosin-15, which yields MPEPNMNFRKGAKVWVEDKHLAWVPAEITDCRGKQVQLQIGSGKTVLALPEKLFPRDADEEEEHGGVDDMTKLTYLNEPGVLYNLQRRYALNDIYTYTGSILIAVNPFTKLPHLYNVHMMDQYKGAPFGELSPHVFAVADVSYRAMMNEGRSQSILVSGESGAGKTETTKLIMQYLTFVGGRAAGDDRTVEQQVLESNPLLEAFGNARTVRNDNSSRFGKFVEIQFDANGRISGAAVRTYLLERSRVVQITDPERNYHCFYQLCASGKDAEKYKLGHPSHFHYLNQSKTYDLEGVSNAEEYMKTRRAMDIVGISHEEQEAIFCTLAAILHLGNVEFSPGREHDSSVVKDQKSTFHMQMAADLFRCDVNLLLATLCTRTIQTREGSIVKALDCNAAVASRDALAKTVYARLFDWLVDKINISVGQDPNSRVQIGVLDIYGFECFKHNSFEQFCINFANEKLQQHFNEHVFKMEQDEYKKEEINWSYIEFIDNQDVLDLIEKKPIGIIALLDEACMFPRSTHETFSTKLFQNFRGHPRLEKAKFSETDFTVSHYAGKVTYQTDSFLDKNRDYVVVEHCNLLASSKCPFVAGLFPSPPEESSRSSYKFSSVATRFKQQLQALMETLNSTEPHYIRCVKPNSSNRPQKFENLSILHQLRCGGVLEAVRISLAGYPTRRTYSEFVDRFGLLAPEFMDTSYDEKRLTEKILQKLNLQNFQLGRTKVFLRAGQIGVLDSRRAEVLDMAAKCIQHRLRTFIAHRKFISARVAAIALQAYCRGCLARKMFAARREAAAAICLQKYVRRWLLRHAYLKLISAAVCIQSNIRGFSTRQKFLHGKRHRAASVIQAHWRLCRFRSAFHNYKKSIIALQCRWRQKLAKRELRRLKQEANEAGALRLAKSKLEKQLEDLTWRLHLEKRMRVSNEDAKSVEISKLQKAFESLKLELDAAKLATISECNKNAVLQNQLELSRKEKSALEKEFTMIAEMRKENASLKSSLDTLEKKNSALELELKKALKDANDTVDKLQELEQKNSELQNNMQSLEEKLSRLEDENHVLRQKALTPSPKSNRSNFLKSFSDKYGGMLNLPLNDRKQVFESPTPSKLIVPFSHSMSESRRPKLTAERQQENYEFLSRCIKENLGFHNGKPLAACIIYKCLHHWHSLESERTAIFDYIIEGINDVLKVGAENETLPYWLSNTSALLCLLQKNLRSNGFLSAGTQRSGGNTGLPGRVSYGLKSPFKYLGFEDGMSHIDARYPAILFKQQLTACVEKIFGLIRDNIKKELSPLLALCIQVPKNARMLAGKSRSPGGLPQQSPSSQWDSIIKFLNNLMDRLRENHVPSFFIRKLITQVFSFINMSLFNSLLLRRECCSFSNGEYVKSGLAELEKWIGNATEEFAGTSWHELNYIRQAVGFLVIHQKRKKSLDEISNDLCPVLTIRQIYRISTMYWDDKYGTQSVSNEVVAEMREMLNKDNQYLASNSFLLDDDLSIPFSTEDIDIAIPAIDPSGIELPAILSEYSCAQFLTQNQK from the exons GGCAATGATGAATGAGGGTCGAAGCCAGTCTATACTAGTCAGTGGAGAAAGTGGGGCTGGTAAAACTGAGACAACAAAACTTATCATGCAATATCTTACTTTTGTTGGAGGCCGTGCAGCTGGTGATGACCGAACTGTTGAGCAGCAAGTTCTGGAA TCAAATCCGCTCTTGGAGGCTTTTGGAAATGCAAGGACTGTTAGAAACGACAATTCGAG TCGCTTTGGAAAGTTTGTTGAGATCCAATTCGATGCAAATGGTAGAATATCTGGTGCTGCAGTCAGAACTTACCTTCTTGAACGGTCTCGCGTTGTTCAGATAACAGATCCTGAGAGGAATTATCACTGCTTCTACCAGTTGTGTGCATCTGGGAAA GATGCAGAAAAGTACAAATTAGGCCATCCAAGCCACTTTCACTATTTAAATCAAAGCAAGACATATGACCTTGAAGGAGTAAGCAATGCAGAGGAATATATGAAGACAAGGAGGGCAATGGATATTGTTGGCATCAGTCATGAGGAACAG GAAGCTATATTTTGCACCTTGGCTGCTATTTTGCATCTGGGAAACGTTGAATTTTCCCCTGGAAGAGAGCATGATTCTTCAGTTGTTAAAGATCAGAAATCTACATTCCATATGCAGATGGCTGCTGATCTTTTTAG GTGTGATGTGAACCTCTTGTTGGCGACATTATGTACTCGTACCATTCAAACCCGTGAAGGAAGTATAGTTAAAGCTCTTGATTGTAATGCTGCTGTGGCTAGTCGGGATGCGTTGGCAAAGACAGTTTATGCTCGATTGTTTGATTG GCTTGTTGATAAGATTAATATATCCGTGGGGCAAGATCCAAATTCCCGTGTGCAAATTGGAGTTTTGGACATCTATGGATTTGAATGCTTTAAGCATAATAG TTTTGAGCAATTTTGCATTAATTTTGCGAATGAAAAGCTTCAGCAGCATTTCAACGAG CATGTATTCAAGATGGAACAGGATGAATATAAGAAAGAAGAAATTAATTGGAGCTACATCGAATTTATAGACAACCAAGATGTCTTGGATTTGATTGAGAAG AAACCGATAGGGATAATTGCTCTCTTGGATGAAGCTTG CATGTTCCCGAGATCCACACATGAaacattttcaaccaaattatTTCAGAATTTCCGTGGTCACCCAAGGTTGGAAAAGGCTAAATTTTCAGAAACAGATTTTACCGTTTCACATTATGCTGGCAAG GTTACTTATCAAACAGATTCCTTTTTAGACAAAAACCGGGATTATGTTGTGGTAGAACATTGCAATCTCTTGGCTTCTTCTAAATGCCCATTTGTTGCGGGTCTTTTCCCTTCACCACCTGAGGAATCTTCAAGATCATCATACAAGTTTTCCTCGGTCGCCACAAGATTTAAG CAACAACTTCAAGCACTCATGGAAACCCTCAACTCAACAGAACCTCATTATATACGCTGTGTGAAGCCAAACTCATCTAACCGGCCTCAGAAATTTGAGAACCTTAGTATCCTTCATCAGCTACGCTGTGGG GGTGTTCTGGAGGCTGTTCGAATAAGTTTAGCTGGCTATCCAACTCGACGGACTTATTCTGAATTTGTGGACCGCTTTGGCTTGTTAGCTCCAGAATTTATGGATACAAG TTATGATGAAAAGAGATTGACTGAAAAAATTCTGCAGAAGTTAAACCTTCAAAATTTTCAG TTGGGCAGGACAAAAGTGTTTCTTAGGGCTGGTCAGATTGGTGTTTTAGATTCACGAAGGGCTGAGGTTTTGGATATGGCTGCAAAATGTATTCAGCATCGTTTGCGGACATTTATTGCTCATAGGAAGTTTATTTCAGCCAGGGTTGCCGCAATTGCACTCCAGGCATATTGCAGAG GATGCCTTGCTCGAAAGATGTTTGCTGCAAGGAGAGAGGCTGCAGCTGCTATTTGTTTACAGAAATATGTCCGCAGGTGGCTATTGAGGCATGCGTATCTGAAACTAATTTCTGCAGCTGTTTGTATACAGTCCAACATTCGTGGCTTTTCAACTCGTCAAAAGTTTTTGCATGGAAAGAGGCATAGAGCTGCCTCTGTAATCCAG GCTCATTGGAGATTGTGCAGATTCCGCTCTGCTTTccataattataaaaaatctatCATAGCATTACAATGTCGTTGGAGGCAAAAACTTGCAAAAAGAGAGCTCCGAAGGCTTAAGCAA GAGGCTAATGAAGCAGGTGCCTTGCGGTTAGCTAAGAGCAAGCTTGAAAAGCAATTAGAAGACCTAACATGGCGGCTGCATCTAGAAAAACGAATGCGG GTTTCCAATGAAGATGCGAAGTCAGTAGAAATTTCGAAACTTCAAAAAGCCTTTGAATCTTTGAAGCTTGAGTTAGATGCAGCTAAGCTAGCAACAATTAGTGAGTGCAACAAGAACGCAGTGCTGCAAAATCAATTGGAAttatcaagaaaagagaaatctGCTTTGGAAAAGGAATTTACTATGATCGCTGAAATGAGAAAGGAAAATGCATCACTTAAG AGTTCTTTGGATACCTTGGAAAAGAAGAATTCTGCCCTGGAGCTTGAGCTCAAGAAGGCTCTAAAAGATGCCAATGATACTGTTGACAAGTTGCAGGAATTAGAACAGAAGAATTCTGAGCTCCAGAATAACATGCAGAG tttggagGAGAAGCTCTCACGTTTAGAAGATGAAAATCATGTTCTACGACAAAAAGCATTGACCCCATCCCCGAAAAGCAACCGTTCTAACTTTTTAAAGTCATTTTCAGAT AAATATGGTGGTATGCTTAATCTTCCTTTGAATGACCGGAAGCAAGTATTT GAGTCTCCCACTCCTTCAAAACTTATTGTACCTTTCTCACATAGCATGTCTGAATCAAGAAGACCTAAACTAACAGCAGAGAGACAACAG GAAAATTATGAATTCCTTTCAAGATGTATcaaagaaaatttagggtttcacAATGGTAAACCGCTGGCTGCTTGTATCATATATAAATGTCTCCATCATTGGCATTCCCTTGAGTCTGAACGGACAGCTATATTTGACTACATAATAGAAGGAATCAATGATGTTCTGAAG GTTGGAGCTGAAAATGAAACCTTACCTTATTGGCTGTCCAACACCTCAGCACTTTTGTGTCTGCTGCAGAAAAATTTGCGATCAAATGGCTTTCTGTCTGCTGGCACTCAACGTTCTGGGGGAAACACTGGTTTACCTGGGAGAGTTTCTTAT GGTCTAAAATCCCCTTTCAAATACCTCGGGTTCGAGGATGGTATGTCACATATAGATGCAAGATATCCAGCAATACTATTCAAACAACAATTGACAGCCTGTGTTGAGAAGATTTTTGGCTTGATTCGTGACAATATTAAGAAAGAATTATCTCCACTTTTGGCACTGTGCATTCAG GTGCCAAAAAATGCACGAATGCTTGCTGGAAAATCAAGATCTCCTGGAGGGCTTCCCCAGCAATCACCTAGTAGTCAATGGGATAGTATCATCAAGTTCTTGAATAACCTTATGGATCGTTTGCGTGAAAATCAT GTACCCTCTTTCTTCATTCGTAAGCTGATAACTCAGGTTTTCTCCTTCATCAACATGTCTCTTTTCAACAG TCTTTTACTTAGACGAGAATGTTGCTCGTTCTCAAATGGGGAATATGTTAAATCTGGCCTAGCAGAACTAGAGAAATGGATAGGCAATGCAACAGAAGAG TTTGCAGGAACCTCATGGCATGAGCTAAACTATATTAGACAAGCTGTTGGCTTTCTG GTTATACATCAGAAGAGGAAAAAATCTCTGGATGAGATCAGTAATGATTTGTGTCCG GTCTTGACTATCAGGCAAATTTACCGAATAAGTACCATGTACTGGGATGACAAATATGGCACTCAAAGTGTGTCAAATGAG GTTGTTGCTGAAATGAGGGAGATGTTGAACAAGGACAACCAATATCTTGCCTCAAACTCATTTTTACTGGATGATGATCTGAG CATTCCATTCTCAACTGAAGATATAGATATTGCGATACCAGCAATAGACCCTTCTGGCATTGAACTCCCTGCGATCTTGTCGGAATATTCATGTGCACAATTCCTAACGCAGAACCAAAAGTAA